From the Lolium rigidum isolate FL_2022 chromosome 2, APGP_CSIRO_Lrig_0.1, whole genome shotgun sequence genome, one window contains:
- the LOC124693133 gene encoding ESF1 homolog isoform X3 — protein MKRGMDDERFKATRTDPRFRPMQQKELKVALDSRFTPILTDPMFDYSEAPVDKRGRRRKKSAMKNPMLRYYLNQEEGDEKDKEKTEQEKLIREEEDHELEEEDELDEEESSSSDKEDDKEDQYSVGSDLAHYLMARHDDTPMIDKGTHRLAVVNMDWDHIKAVDLYMVMTSCIPKGGRLLSVSIYPTEFGLKCMDIEKTQGPSALVGPDGDDDGGGGGEDDSNDDEDDGDDVGEEDSYIDSETENSKLRTYELNRLRYYYAVVVCDSSATADHLYTTLDGTEFLKTANVFDLRFICDSSEFKYPARDVATEAPLSYKEPVFETCALQHTKVKPTWDDDEPERKILRQKFKDKFDDLGKYIASGESASEDDSDDEYLPNGVAKRKLTNEERLALLQGNKSDEEQIGDQDMEITFNMKLEDLSKRILERKSIETKTVWEMNQEKMKEKRKARKRWSKDDDDYSEQDSADDFLDDEKSDEEVKPMKKPKLKAKGKGKDKSRDVATEEKHKARKRSSKNVLGVKPTKKEKVNAKGKGKDTLREEHYEAQATKEELELLVAASEDVANGAKGYNIKRKSKKGKKGKDSVEDKLSEIDLSKDERFSPMFTSHLYALDPTDPRYKRSATSLMLKQAGKKGAHVSTLDSEPPVEESSPPDGASPRKANQKHTENLQMLSTVNSLKRNLAAFKKASKPEGWFCSDTQRMDLI, from the exons ATGAAGCGGGGGATGGACGACGAGCGGTTCAAGGCAACGAGGACCGACCCGAGGTTCCGACCGATGCAGCAGAAGGAGCTTAAGGTGGCCCTCGACTCGAGGTTCACCCCCATACTCACAGACCCAATGTTTGATTATTCGGAGGCGCCGGTGGACAAGCGTGGCAGACGCCGCAAGAAGAGCGCCATGAAGAACCCCATGCTGCGTTACTATCTCAACCAAGAGGAGGGGGACGAAAAGGACAAGGAAAAGACGGAGCAAGAGAAGCTGATTCGTGAAGAGGAGGATCATGAGCTGGAAGAAGAGGATGAACTTGATGAAGAGGAGAGTTCTAGTAGCGACAAGGAGGACGACAAGGAGGACCAG tATTCTGTTGGCAGTGACCTTGCTCATTACTTGATGGCGAGGCATGATGATACACCTATGATTGACAAGGGAACTCACAGGCTTGCTGTTGTGAATATGGACTGGGATCATATTAAG GCGGtggacttgtatatggtcatgacATCTTGTATCCCGAAAGGTGGGCGGCTTCTATCAGTCTCGATATATCCAACAGAATTTGGATTGAAGTGCATGGACATTGAGAAAACTCAAGGCCCTTCTGCTCTTGTTGGtcctgatggtgatgatgatggtggtggtggtggggaagatgatagcaatgatgatgaagatgatggtgatgatgttggcGAAGAAGATAGTTACATTGACTCTGAGACTGAGAACAGCAAGCTGCGTACTTATGAGCTAAACAGACTGAG GTACTACTATGCAGTTGTGGTGTGTGATTCCAGTGCAACTGCAGATCACCTATACACAACTCTTGATGGTACCGAGTTCTTGAAAACGGCAAATGTGTTTGATTTGCGgtttatttgtgactctagcgagTTCAAATATCCTGCTCGTGATGTAGCTACAGAG GCACCTCTGAGTTACAAGGAGCCTGTTTTTGAGACTTGTGCTTTACAGCATACCAAAGTTAAGCCAACCTGGGATGATGATGAACCAGAACGTAAGATCTTGAGGCAGAAGTTCAAAGATAAG TTTGATGACCTGGGTAAATATATTGCAAGTGGTGAGAGTGCATCAGAAGATGATTCCGATGATGAGTATCTGCCAAATGGTGTAGCAAAAAGGAAGTTAACAAATGAGGAACGGTTGGCTCTTTTACAAGGAAATAAATCTGATGAGGAACAAATAGGTGACCAGGACATGGAGATAACATTCAACATGAAGCTTGAGGACCTCAGCAAACGTATCCTTGAGAGAAAGAGCATCGAGACGAAGACTGTCTGGGAGATGAACCAAGAAAAAATGAAGGAGAAACGGAAAGCTAGAAAGAGGTGGTCAAAGGATGATGATGACTATAGCGAGCAAGATAGCGCTGATGATTTCCTTGATGATGAGAAGTCGGATGAAGAAGTAAAGCCGATGAAGAAACCAAAGCTGAAGGCCAAAGGGAAAGGAAAGGACAAGTCTCGAGATGTAGCTACGGAG GAGAAGCATAAAGCTAGGAAGAGGTCGTCAAAGAATGTTTTGGGAGTTAAGCCAACAAAGAAAGAGAAGGTGAACGCCAAAGGGAAAGGAAAGGACACACTTCGAGAGGAGCATTATGAGGCACAAGCAACTAAGGAGGAGTTGGAGCTCTTGGTTGCTGCTAGTGAGGATGTAGCCAATGGTGCAAAGGGCTATAACATAAAACGGAAGAGTAAAAAGGGCAAGAAGGGCAAGGATTCTGTCGAGGACAAACTTTCTGAAATTGATCTTAGCAAAGATGAGAGGTTCTCACCCATGTTCACGTCTCATCTGTATGCATTGGATCCTACTGATCCCCGGTACAAGAG GAGTGCCACCTCCCTCATGCTAAAACAAGCTGGGAAGAAGGGTGCACATGTAAGCACATTGGATAGTGAACCACCTGTGGAGGAGTCATCTCCACCAGATGGTGCATCACCTAGGAAGGCCAATCAGAAACACACTGAGAATCTGCAGATGCTGTCTACTGTCAATTCTCTCAAGAGGAACCTTGCTGCGTTCAAAAAAGCAAGCAAGCCTGAAGGTTGGTTTTGCTCTGATACTCAGCGGATGGATTTGATTTAG
- the LOC124693133 gene encoding pre-rRNA-processing protein esf1-like isoform X1, whose protein sequence is MGLILCVLICWMSILSLNYLHETLCLLYFSCLQGRHFPYICYNSSTYLFILQYSVGSDLAHYLMARHDDTPMIDKGTHRLAVVNMDWDHIKAVDLYMVMTSCIPKGGRLLSVSIYPTEFGLKCMDIEKTQGPSALVGPDGDDDGGGGGEDDSNDDEDDGDDVGEEDSYIDSETENSKLRTYELNRLRYYYAVVVCDSSATADHLYTTLDGTEFLKTANVFDLRFICDSSEFKYPARDVATEAPLSYKEPVFETCALQHTKVKPTWDDDEPERKILRQKFKDKFDDLGKYIASGESASEDDSDDEYLPNGVAKRKLTNEERLALLQGNKSDEEQIGDQDMEITFNMKLEDLSKRILERKSIETKTVWEMNQEKMKEKRKARKRWSKDDDDYSEQDSADDFLDDEKSDEEVKPMKKPKLKAKGKGKDKSRDVATEEKHKARKRSSKNVLGVKPTKKEKVNAKGKGKDTLREEHYEAQATKEELELLVAASEDVANGAKGYNIKRKSKKGKKGKDSVEDKLSEIDLSKDERFSPMFTSHLYALDPTDPRYKRSATSLMLKQAGKKGAHVSTLDSEPPVEESSPPDGASPRKANQKHTENLQMLSTVNSLKRNLAAFKKASKPEADPRTRA, encoded by the exons ATGGGTCTTATATTATGTGTTCTTATATGTTGGATGTCTATATTGTCCCTAAATTATCTACATGAGACACTTTGCTTGCTGTACTTTTCTTGTCTTCAAGGCAGGCATTTTCCTTACATTTGTTATAATTCCTcgacttatttatttattttgcagtATTCTGTTGGCAGTGACCTTGCTCATTACTTGATGGCGAGGCATGATGATACACCTATGATTGACAAGGGAACTCACAGGCTTGCTGTTGTGAATATGGACTGGGATCATATTAAG GCGGtggacttgtatatggtcatgacATCTTGTATCCCGAAAGGTGGGCGGCTTCTATCAGTCTCGATATATCCAACAGAATTTGGATTGAAGTGCATGGACATTGAGAAAACTCAAGGCCCTTCTGCTCTTGTTGGtcctgatggtgatgatgatggtggtggtggtggggaagatgatagcaatgatgatgaagatgatggtgatgatgttggcGAAGAAGATAGTTACATTGACTCTGAGACTGAGAACAGCAAGCTGCGTACTTATGAGCTAAACAGACTGAG GTACTACTATGCAGTTGTGGTGTGTGATTCCAGTGCAACTGCAGATCACCTATACACAACTCTTGATGGTACCGAGTTCTTGAAAACGGCAAATGTGTTTGATTTGCGgtttatttgtgactctagcgagTTCAAATATCCTGCTCGTGATGTAGCTACAGAG GCACCTCTGAGTTACAAGGAGCCTGTTTTTGAGACTTGTGCTTTACAGCATACCAAAGTTAAGCCAACCTGGGATGATGATGAACCAGAACGTAAGATCTTGAGGCAGAAGTTCAAAGATAAG TTTGATGACCTGGGTAAATATATTGCAAGTGGTGAGAGTGCATCAGAAGATGATTCCGATGATGAGTATCTGCCAAATGGTGTAGCAAAAAGGAAGTTAACAAATGAGGAACGGTTGGCTCTTTTACAAGGAAATAAATCTGATGAGGAACAAATAGGTGACCAGGACATGGAGATAACATTCAACATGAAGCTTGAGGACCTCAGCAAACGTATCCTTGAGAGAAAGAGCATCGAGACGAAGACTGTCTGGGAGATGAACCAAGAAAAAATGAAGGAGAAACGGAAAGCTAGAAAGAGGTGGTCAAAGGATGATGATGACTATAGCGAGCAAGATAGCGCTGATGATTTCCTTGATGATGAGAAGTCGGATGAAGAAGTAAAGCCGATGAAGAAACCAAAGCTGAAGGCCAAAGGGAAAGGAAAGGACAAGTCTCGAGATGTAGCTACGGAG GAGAAGCATAAAGCTAGGAAGAGGTCGTCAAAGAATGTTTTGGGAGTTAAGCCAACAAAGAAAGAGAAGGTGAACGCCAAAGGGAAAGGAAAGGACACACTTCGAGAGGAGCATTATGAGGCACAAGCAACTAAGGAGGAGTTGGAGCTCTTGGTTGCTGCTAGTGAGGATGTAGCCAATGGTGCAAAGGGCTATAACATAAAACGGAAGAGTAAAAAGGGCAAGAAGGGCAAGGATTCTGTCGAGGACAAACTTTCTGAAATTGATCTTAGCAAAGATGAGAGGTTCTCACCCATGTTCACGTCTCATCTGTATGCATTGGATCCTACTGATCCCCGGTACAAGAG GAGTGCCACCTCCCTCATGCTAAAACAAGCTGGGAAGAAGGGTGCACATGTAAGCACATTGGATAGTGAACCACCTGTGGAGGAGTCATCTCCACCAGATGGTGCATCACCTAGGAAGGCCAATCAGAAACACACTGAGAATCTGCAGATGCTGTCTACTGTCAATTCTCTCAAGAGGAACCTTGCTGCGTTCAAAAAAGCAAGCAAGCCTGAAG CAGACCCTCGTACACGTGCTTGA
- the LOC124693133 gene encoding pre-rRNA-processing protein esf1-like isoform X2: MGLILCVLICWMSILSLNYLHETLCLLYFSCLQGRHFPYICYNSSTYLFILQYSVGSDLAHYLMARHDDTPMIDKGTHRLAVVNMDWDHIKAVDLYMVMTSCIPKGGRLLSVSIYPTEFGLKCMDIEKTQGPSALVGPDGDDDGGGGGEDDSNDDEDDGDDVGEEDSYIDSETENSKLRTYELNRLRYYYAVVVCDSSATADHLYTTLDGTEFLKTANVFDLRFICDSSEFKYPARDVATEAPLSYKEPVFETCALQHTKVKPTWDDDEPERKILRQKFKDKFDDLGKYIASGESASEDDSDDEYLPNGVAKRKLTNEERLALLQGNKSDEEQIGDQDMEITFNMKLEDLSKRILERKSIETKTVWEMNQEKMKEKRKARKRWSKDDDDYSEQDSADDFLDDEKSDEEVKPMKKPKLKAKGKGKDKSRDVATEEKHKARKRSSKNVLGVKPTKKEKVNAKGKGKDTLREEHYEAQATKEELELLVAASEDVANGAKGYNIKRKSKKGKKGKDSVEDKLSEIDLSKDERFSPMFTSHLYALDPTDPRYKRSATSLMLKQAGKKGAHVSTLDSEPPVEESSPPDGASPRKANQKHTENLQMLSTVNSLKRNLAAFKKASKPEDPRTRA, encoded by the exons ATGGGTCTTATATTATGTGTTCTTATATGTTGGATGTCTATATTGTCCCTAAATTATCTACATGAGACACTTTGCTTGCTGTACTTTTCTTGTCTTCAAGGCAGGCATTTTCCTTACATTTGTTATAATTCCTcgacttatttatttattttgcagtATTCTGTTGGCAGTGACCTTGCTCATTACTTGATGGCGAGGCATGATGATACACCTATGATTGACAAGGGAACTCACAGGCTTGCTGTTGTGAATATGGACTGGGATCATATTAAG GCGGtggacttgtatatggtcatgacATCTTGTATCCCGAAAGGTGGGCGGCTTCTATCAGTCTCGATATATCCAACAGAATTTGGATTGAAGTGCATGGACATTGAGAAAACTCAAGGCCCTTCTGCTCTTGTTGGtcctgatggtgatgatgatggtggtggtggtggggaagatgatagcaatgatgatgaagatgatggtgatgatgttggcGAAGAAGATAGTTACATTGACTCTGAGACTGAGAACAGCAAGCTGCGTACTTATGAGCTAAACAGACTGAG GTACTACTATGCAGTTGTGGTGTGTGATTCCAGTGCAACTGCAGATCACCTATACACAACTCTTGATGGTACCGAGTTCTTGAAAACGGCAAATGTGTTTGATTTGCGgtttatttgtgactctagcgagTTCAAATATCCTGCTCGTGATGTAGCTACAGAG GCACCTCTGAGTTACAAGGAGCCTGTTTTTGAGACTTGTGCTTTACAGCATACCAAAGTTAAGCCAACCTGGGATGATGATGAACCAGAACGTAAGATCTTGAGGCAGAAGTTCAAAGATAAG TTTGATGACCTGGGTAAATATATTGCAAGTGGTGAGAGTGCATCAGAAGATGATTCCGATGATGAGTATCTGCCAAATGGTGTAGCAAAAAGGAAGTTAACAAATGAGGAACGGTTGGCTCTTTTACAAGGAAATAAATCTGATGAGGAACAAATAGGTGACCAGGACATGGAGATAACATTCAACATGAAGCTTGAGGACCTCAGCAAACGTATCCTTGAGAGAAAGAGCATCGAGACGAAGACTGTCTGGGAGATGAACCAAGAAAAAATGAAGGAGAAACGGAAAGCTAGAAAGAGGTGGTCAAAGGATGATGATGACTATAGCGAGCAAGATAGCGCTGATGATTTCCTTGATGATGAGAAGTCGGATGAAGAAGTAAAGCCGATGAAGAAACCAAAGCTGAAGGCCAAAGGGAAAGGAAAGGACAAGTCTCGAGATGTAGCTACGGAG GAGAAGCATAAAGCTAGGAAGAGGTCGTCAAAGAATGTTTTGGGAGTTAAGCCAACAAAGAAAGAGAAGGTGAACGCCAAAGGGAAAGGAAAGGACACACTTCGAGAGGAGCATTATGAGGCACAAGCAACTAAGGAGGAGTTGGAGCTCTTGGTTGCTGCTAGTGAGGATGTAGCCAATGGTGCAAAGGGCTATAACATAAAACGGAAGAGTAAAAAGGGCAAGAAGGGCAAGGATTCTGTCGAGGACAAACTTTCTGAAATTGATCTTAGCAAAGATGAGAGGTTCTCACCCATGTTCACGTCTCATCTGTATGCATTGGATCCTACTGATCCCCGGTACAAGAG GAGTGCCACCTCCCTCATGCTAAAACAAGCTGGGAAGAAGGGTGCACATGTAAGCACATTGGATAGTGAACCACCTGTGGAGGAGTCATCTCCACCAGATGGTGCATCACCTAGGAAGGCCAATCAGAAACACACTGAGAATCTGCAGATGCTGTCTACTGTCAATTCTCTCAAGAGGAACCTTGCTGCGTTCAAAAAAGCAAGCAAGCCTGAAG ACCCTCGTACACGTGCTTGA